A region from the Ichthyobacterium seriolicida genome encodes:
- the purE gene encoding 5-(carboxyamino)imidazole ribonucleotide mutase yields MMKVGIIMGSKSDLPVMEEANQFLKNMDIETEVRIVSAHRTPEKMFEYAYSAHNRDIKVIIAGAGGAAHLPGMVASLSPLPVIGVPIKSRNSIDGWDSILSILQMPSGVPVATVALNGATNAAILAAQIIGVHNEDVKNKVIEFKKSLAEKVG; encoded by the coding sequence ATTATGAAAGTAGGTATAATCATGGGAAGCAAAAGCGACTTACCTGTCATGGAAGAAGCAAATCAATTTCTAAAAAATATGGATATAGAGACCGAAGTCAGAATTGTCTCAGCTCATAGAACCCCAGAAAAAATGTTTGAATACGCTTATTCTGCACACAATAGGGATATCAAAGTTATCATAGCAGGAGCAGGAGGGGCAGCTCATTTACCTGGAATGGTAGCCTCCCTATCTCCTCTTCCTGTAATAGGAGTCCCAATAAAATCTCGTAATTCTATAGATGGATGGGATTCTATACTGTCCATATTACAGATGCCCTCTGGAGTGCCCGTGGCTACTGTAGCCCTAAACGGAGCCACAAATGCTGCTATATTAGCAGCTCAAATAATAGGCGTTCACAATGAAGATGTTAAAAATAAAGTAATAGAATTTAAAAAGTCTCTTGCAGAAAAAGTTGGATAA
- the bcp gene encoding thioredoxin-dependent thiol peroxidase produces MTHLKKGDVAPHFTSKDQDGQTVSLSDFKGKKLVLFFYPRANTPGCTAEACNLRDNYSKLEENNYQVLGVSCDTQSKQLSFKEKKELPYSLLSDTDQKVVEAYGVFGEKKFMGKSYNGIFRTTFIIDENGIIEEVITDVKTKDHTNQILK; encoded by the coding sequence ATGACTCATTTAAAAAAAGGTGATGTAGCCCCACATTTCACATCAAAAGATCAAGACGGTCAAACCGTATCTCTTTCGGATTTTAAAGGGAAAAAATTGGTCTTATTTTTTTATCCAAGAGCTAACACCCCAGGATGTACTGCAGAGGCTTGTAACCTAAGAGACAATTATTCAAAATTAGAAGAAAATAATTATCAGGTTTTAGGTGTTAGTTGCGATACACAAAGCAAGCAACTCAGTTTCAAGGAAAAAAAAGAATTGCCTTATTCTCTTTTGTCTGATACGGATCAAAAAGTAGTTGAAGCTTATGGGGTTTTTGGAGAAAAAAAATTTATGGGAAAATCATATAACGGTATTTTTAGAACTACTTTTATAATAGATGAAAACGGCATTATAGAAGAAGTAATTACTGATGTTAAGACCAAAGATCACACAAATCAAATATTGAAATAA
- a CDS encoding UvrD-helicase domain-containing protein, which translates to MSNFIIYNASAGSGKTYTVTREYLKLCLDKNPYAFKNILAVTFTNKAAQEMRERIIGDLIKIKSNPQDEKLLSIAKELNEDENTVRKKAVELLSNILHNYSDFPICTIDKFFHQLVRVFAVEMKLQNNFSLETDMSTYSKRGVESLMEDINVDEDTTSFLTKFALQKINTDEKWDVRKDLIKISKSIERESFYDRLPKLKRIKKSDVDELLQIFSEKTDGTVLRENARALLNKIKDKDLENSFRRGCLPNYLSKIENGDSTKVQSTLIKCINGESTWCPKSRASDEDTVLSMESDIISFINFSVEKTEEIERYKNAQKKLYPTILLHKVNEKIENIKKENNIIFISDFNKLISKRIKNLPARYIYEKIGEKYKHYFIDEFQDTSSMQWHNFLPLLENSTSQGGDVTLVGDGKQAIYRWRNGNVKQFLDLSSDPNNFQKTLEYNFRSAGKIVEFNNVFFSSVKNILEDKENIKVYDSQQKVGAQNLHNEGFVQISTLEKDQETVLSEIKIKIEQCLSKGYLKGDIAVIVRNNSEIKLIAEYLISNNIEVISSEGLLLKNHSEINFLISILKALANPLDKKYLAHILIFLGEMDFISKDVDILGFFKRHDIKLDFINQLSIYELTEFLAFKFLDEEYKSNVYIQNLYDEILHFTSRNIDDLHKFLEYWDTRRKDRASISSQSNNGVKILTIHKSKGLEFPIVIIPFLNWKINLSKEIDSIDINGISFDISAKYSENHQMIKQNVFFDNLNLLYVAFTRAQEHLYLFTNTTKKKNIDDISDVSHIMELFLKGRSSYELGVQKCFSNKKNDHKSTYTVENIVFNNWRKRDQLSIEVQAQKRWIDNPKTLFGNTIHDILSKIESEKDLKKVLINTLNEGIINYKEKNQLHRLIEGIVNHKKIKPFFSSDVYTINERDIVLEDGKVLRPDRVVVFPDKSIGILDFKTGEKKDEDKIQIKQYISTLKRLERLESIKAFLVYTKNGIQVEEAL; encoded by the coding sequence ATGTCAAATTTTATAATCTATAACGCCTCGGCTGGATCTGGAAAAACCTATACTGTAACTAGAGAATATCTAAAACTATGTTTGGATAAGAATCCCTATGCTTTTAAAAATATATTAGCCGTGACTTTCACAAATAAAGCTGCCCAAGAAATGCGTGAGAGGATCATAGGTGATTTAATCAAAATAAAATCTAATCCTCAAGATGAAAAATTACTCTCCATAGCAAAGGAGTTAAATGAAGATGAAAATACTGTCAGAAAAAAAGCTGTAGAATTATTATCTAATATACTCCACAATTATTCAGATTTTCCCATTTGCACAATAGATAAATTCTTTCATCAGCTCGTAAGGGTCTTTGCCGTGGAAATGAAACTGCAAAACAATTTCAGTTTAGAAACAGATATGAGCACATACTCAAAAAGAGGTGTAGAGAGCCTTATGGAAGATATAAATGTAGATGAAGACACCACCTCATTTCTAACAAAATTCGCTTTGCAAAAGATAAATACAGATGAAAAATGGGATGTCAGAAAAGACTTGATAAAAATATCTAAAAGCATAGAGAGGGAATCTTTTTATGATAGACTACCTAAATTAAAGAGAATAAAAAAAAGCGATGTAGATGAATTATTACAAATATTTTCTGAGAAAACAGATGGAACAGTTTTAAGAGAAAATGCAAGAGCTCTTTTAAATAAAATAAAAGACAAAGATCTAGAAAACAGTTTTAGACGCGGTTGTCTCCCTAACTATCTCAGCAAAATTGAAAATGGAGATTCAACAAAAGTTCAATCTACACTTATAAAGTGCATTAATGGAGAGTCGACTTGGTGTCCAAAAAGCAGAGCCTCAGATGAAGACACAGTACTGTCTATGGAAAGTGATATTATCTCTTTTATTAATTTTTCTGTTGAGAAAACAGAAGAAATAGAGAGATATAAAAACGCACAAAAAAAACTTTATCCCACTATACTTTTACACAAAGTAAATGAGAAGATAGAAAATATAAAAAAGGAAAATAATATCATCTTCATTTCAGATTTTAACAAACTCATATCAAAGAGAATAAAAAATCTACCAGCTCGGTATATATATGAGAAAATAGGAGAAAAATACAAACACTATTTTATAGATGAATTCCAAGATACTTCGTCTATGCAGTGGCATAATTTTTTACCTCTTTTAGAAAATTCTACATCCCAAGGCGGTGATGTTACCTTGGTAGGAGATGGGAAACAAGCCATCTATAGATGGAGAAATGGAAATGTAAAACAATTCTTAGATCTTTCTTCTGACCCTAATAACTTTCAAAAGACACTAGAATACAATTTCCGAAGCGCTGGAAAAATAGTAGAATTCAACAATGTGTTTTTCTCTTCTGTAAAAAATATCTTAGAGGATAAAGAAAATATTAAAGTTTACGATAGTCAGCAAAAGGTAGGCGCTCAGAATTTACATAATGAGGGGTTTGTGCAAATAAGTACTCTGGAAAAAGATCAAGAAACTGTTTTATCAGAGATTAAAATCAAAATAGAGCAATGCCTAAGCAAAGGATATCTAAAAGGTGATATAGCTGTAATAGTTCGAAATAATAGTGAAATTAAACTAATAGCAGAATATTTAATATCTAACAATATAGAAGTAATCTCTTCGGAAGGGCTGTTGTTGAAAAATCACTCTGAAATAAATTTTTTAATCAGTATTTTAAAAGCCTTAGCCAACCCTTTGGATAAAAAATATTTGGCCCATATATTGATTTTTTTAGGGGAAATGGATTTTATATCTAAAGATGTAGATATTTTGGGTTTTTTTAAAAGACACGACATAAAATTGGATTTTATAAATCAACTATCCATTTACGAATTAACAGAATTTTTAGCTTTTAAGTTCCTAGATGAGGAGTATAAAAGTAATGTTTACATACAAAATTTATATGATGAGATATTACATTTTACAAGTAGAAATATAGACGACTTACACAAATTTTTAGAGTATTGGGACACTAGAAGAAAAGACAGAGCTTCAATATCATCACAATCGAATAATGGAGTAAAAATACTGACCATACACAAATCTAAAGGCCTTGAATTTCCAATAGTGATAATCCCTTTTTTAAATTGGAAGATAAATCTCTCCAAAGAGATAGACTCTATTGATATAAACGGAATATCTTTTGATATATCTGCCAAATATTCTGAAAATCATCAAATGATAAAACAAAATGTTTTTTTTGACAACCTAAATTTATTATACGTAGCATTTACCCGAGCTCAAGAACACTTGTATTTATTTACCAATACGACTAAGAAAAAAAACATAGATGATATATCTGATGTCAGCCATATAATGGAACTATTTCTAAAGGGCAGATCTAGTTATGAGTTGGGAGTGCAAAAGTGTTTTTCAAACAAGAAAAATGATCATAAGTCGACATATACTGTAGAGAATATAGTGTTTAACAACTGGAGAAAAAGAGATCAGTTATCCATAGAGGTACAAGCTCAGAAGAGATGGATAGATAATCCTAAAACGCTATTTGGAAACACAATACACGATATCTTATCTAAAATAGAATCAGAGAAAGATCTAAAAAAAGTATTGATCAACACCCTAAACGAGGGAATTATAAATTATAAAGAAAAAAATCAGTTACACAGATTGATAGAGGGTATTGTAAATCACAAAAAAATAAAACCTTTCTTTTCAAGTGATGTTTATACAATAAATGAAAGAGACATTGTATTGGAAGATGGAAAAGTGCTGCGCCCCGATAGAGTAGTTGTATTTCCAGATAAATCTATAGGCATTTTAGATTTTAAAACAGGTGAAAAAAAAGACGAAGATAAAATTCAGATAAAACAATATATATCAACTTTAAAAAGGCTAGAGCGATTGGAAAGTATAAAAGCCTTTTTAGTATACACCAAAAATGGAATACAAGTCGAAGAGGCACTATAG
- a CDS encoding 2-oxoglutarate dehydrogenase E1 component — MDNFSFLSALNAQFIEDMYYDYTRNPDGIDPSWRSFFQGYDFGKKTYGQNHRQDHVSVAEIPEDVKKEFDVISLIEDYSKRGHLFTRTNPVRKRRKYRPKLDIENYGLSDQDLEKEFQAGTTVGLGRAKLKDIISHLKSVYCSSIGIEYKYIRDPQQVEWIKTRIHHRGNKPDFKVEQKRRILHKLSQAVAFENFLHSNFIGQKRFSIEGGESVIPALDAMIERGVKSNVQEIVVGMSHRGRLNVLANIFGKTYDAIFNEFEGKDFEEDILFDGDVKYHLGWSSTYPTQQGKNVKMTLAPNPSHLESVGCVVEGISRAKIDNEYNGDSDKLIPVIIHGDAAIAGQGVVYEITQMVNLDGYKTGGTIHLVINNQIGFTTNYIDGRSSTYCTDVGKVTLSPVIHVNGDDVESVVHSIEFAVNYRMAFKKDIFIDLLCYRKYGHNEGDEPKFTQPKLYDIIAKHPNPREIYKARLLQEGVAGEDIVIEEELEFKKLLQDRFDKSKESKRSVITPFMEEEWIDYTIPSSTDDIYKDIDTGYPLEKIKQITDAITTIPKDNCFIKKIEKLLSSRRDMVNKTDKIDWGMTELLAYGSLLEEGFNVRLSGQDVERGTFSHRHAIIRDIDSEDRVNLLNSISKTQGNMSVFNSNLSEYAVMGFDYGYAMASPKTLTIWEAQFGDFSNGAQIIIDQYLSSAEDKWKIQNGLVVLLPHGYEGQGAEHSSARMERYLQLCAQNNMRIANCSTPSNFFHLLREQMHRDFRKPLIVFTPKSLLRHPLCTSSVEELTSGKFQKVIDDDSNDKSIDKLVFCSGKLYYELLSERERLNRKDIALVRVEQLYPFPEEEIISLIEKYNAKKVFWVQEEPKNMGAWSHILLRARHIPFELISRDESASPSSGSIVRALYRQKKVIDSVFEK; from the coding sequence ATGGATAATTTTTCTTTTTTGAGTGCTCTTAATGCACAGTTTATAGAGGATATGTACTATGATTATACACGTAATCCAGATGGTATAGATCCCTCTTGGAGATCTTTTTTTCAAGGATATGATTTTGGGAAAAAGACTTATGGACAAAATCATAGGCAAGACCATGTGTCAGTCGCTGAAATCCCAGAGGATGTAAAAAAAGAATTTGACGTAATTTCTCTAATAGAAGATTATTCTAAGAGGGGGCATCTATTTACAAGGACTAATCCAGTCAGAAAACGCAGAAAGTACAGACCTAAATTAGATATTGAAAATTATGGGTTGTCCGACCAAGACTTAGAAAAAGAATTCCAAGCTGGTACGACCGTAGGTCTTGGGAGAGCTAAATTAAAAGATATAATATCTCATTTAAAATCGGTCTATTGCAGTTCCATAGGCATAGAATACAAATATATTAGAGATCCCCAACAGGTAGAATGGATAAAAACTAGAATCCATCACAGGGGCAATAAACCAGATTTTAAAGTAGAACAAAAACGACGTATTCTTCACAAATTAAGTCAAGCTGTTGCTTTTGAAAATTTTTTACACTCAAACTTTATAGGACAGAAGAGGTTTTCTATTGAAGGAGGTGAATCTGTCATTCCAGCTCTAGACGCTATGATAGAGAGAGGGGTTAAGTCAAATGTTCAAGAGATTGTAGTTGGAATGTCACACAGAGGCAGGTTAAATGTGTTGGCCAATATTTTCGGGAAGACTTACGATGCTATCTTCAACGAATTTGAAGGGAAAGATTTTGAAGAAGATATTCTATTCGATGGAGATGTAAAATATCATTTGGGCTGGTCTTCTACATATCCAACTCAACAGGGTAAAAATGTAAAGATGACTCTAGCCCCTAACCCTTCTCATTTGGAGTCAGTTGGTTGTGTGGTAGAGGGAATCAGTCGTGCTAAGATAGATAATGAATACAATGGTGATAGTGACAAATTAATTCCTGTAATCATACATGGAGACGCCGCCATAGCAGGTCAGGGGGTTGTCTATGAGATCACTCAAATGGTTAATCTAGACGGATATAAAACAGGAGGGACCATACATTTAGTAATAAACAATCAAATAGGATTTACTACTAATTACATAGATGGACGTTCTAGTACTTATTGTACCGATGTGGGGAAAGTAACTTTATCGCCTGTCATACACGTCAATGGAGATGATGTGGAATCTGTAGTTCACTCTATAGAATTTGCCGTAAATTACAGAATGGCATTTAAAAAAGATATCTTTATAGATCTCTTGTGTTATAGAAAATACGGACACAATGAGGGAGATGAACCAAAATTCACACAGCCTAAGTTGTACGATATAATAGCCAAACATCCAAATCCAAGAGAGATTTACAAAGCTAGATTACTTCAGGAGGGAGTAGCAGGTGAAGATATAGTAATAGAAGAAGAATTAGAGTTTAAAAAGCTTTTGCAGGATAGATTCGACAAATCTAAGGAAAGCAAAAGAAGTGTTATAACGCCATTTATGGAAGAAGAATGGATCGATTATACAATTCCTAGTTCTACCGATGATATATATAAGGATATTGACACTGGATATCCGTTAGAAAAAATAAAACAAATCACCGATGCCATAACTACTATTCCTAAGGATAACTGTTTTATAAAAAAGATAGAAAAGTTATTGTCTAGTAGGAGAGATATGGTCAACAAGACAGACAAAATAGACTGGGGAATGACCGAATTACTGGCTTACGGTTCTCTTTTAGAAGAAGGATTTAATGTGAGGTTATCTGGTCAGGATGTAGAAAGGGGAACTTTTTCACACAGACACGCCATAATAAGAGATATAGATTCAGAAGACAGGGTAAACCTATTAAATAGTATAAGTAAAACTCAGGGCAATATGAGTGTGTTCAACTCTAATTTGTCAGAATATGCAGTTATGGGCTTCGACTATGGTTATGCTATGGCTTCACCTAAAACCCTTACTATATGGGAGGCTCAATTTGGTGATTTCAGCAATGGAGCTCAAATAATAATAGATCAGTATTTGTCCTCAGCTGAGGATAAATGGAAGATCCAAAACGGTTTAGTAGTGCTTTTGCCTCACGGTTATGAAGGGCAAGGAGCTGAACACTCTTCAGCTAGAATGGAGAGGTATTTACAACTGTGCGCTCAAAACAATATGAGAATAGCCAATTGCTCTACTCCATCTAATTTCTTTCATCTCTTGAGAGAACAAATGCACAGGGATTTTAGAAAACCTCTGATAGTATTTACTCCTAAGAGTTTGTTGCGCCATCCCTTATGTACTTCTTCAGTGGAAGAATTAACAAGCGGAAAATTTCAAAAGGTCATAGATGACGATTCTAATGATAAATCTATAGATAAATTAGTCTTTTGTTCAGGTAAATTATACTATGAATTATTATCAGAGAGAGAGAGGTTAAATAGAAAGGATATAGCTCTAGTAAGAGTAGAACAGCTCTATCCTTTTCCTGAAGAAGAAATTATTTCTCTCATAGAGAAGTACAATGCAAAAAAGGTTTTCTGGGTTCAAGAAGAGCCTAAAAACATGGGGGCTTGGTCTCATATTTTATTGAGAGCTAGGCATATCCCTTTTGAATTAATCTCTAGGGATGAAAGCGCTTCTCCTTCATCAGGCTCTATAGTTAGAGCTCTTTACAGGCAGAAGAAGGTAATAGATAGTGTGTTTGAAAAATAA
- a CDS encoding diadenylate cyclase: MNYIDFGVLDIIDIILVAILIYQGYIFLKRKVTLNIFIGALIVIVVWKLVGMLDLVLLNEILDKIVSVGVLILVVVFQQEIRTFLLMIGTSKFTNIPFIMNRFFSDNMVLDLKIDLKAVMDACQLFSSTKTGALIVLERNNNLDDIIQTKIDMNVELNSAILESIFFKNSPLHDGAIIVRGNKIIAVRAVLPVSEKKHIPRNMGLRHRAAVGITEDTDSLVIIVSEESGEISYVTRGAIVRNESVKELFDKIKKEMA, encoded by the coding sequence GTGAATTATATAGACTTCGGGGTATTAGACATAATAGATATTATATTAGTAGCTATACTGATCTATCAAGGTTATATATTTTTAAAGAGGAAAGTAACTCTTAATATCTTTATTGGAGCATTAATAGTTATAGTTGTTTGGAAGTTGGTAGGGATGCTAGATTTGGTGCTTCTAAATGAGATTTTAGACAAGATAGTAAGCGTTGGTGTATTAATTTTGGTAGTTGTATTTCAACAAGAGATACGGACTTTTTTGTTGATGATAGGTACGAGCAAGTTCACTAATATCCCTTTTATTATGAATCGTTTCTTCAGCGATAATATGGTTTTAGATTTGAAGATAGACTTAAAAGCAGTAATGGATGCCTGTCAGCTATTTTCTTCTACCAAGACTGGGGCTCTCATAGTATTAGAACGCAATAATAATTTGGACGATATTATTCAGACCAAAATCGATATGAATGTAGAGTTGAATTCAGCTATTTTAGAGAGTATATTTTTTAAAAATAGCCCTTTGCACGATGGAGCTATCATAGTTAGGGGGAATAAAATCATAGCAGTGAGGGCAGTGTTACCAGTGTCCGAAAAAAAACACATACCTAGAAATATGGGACTCAGACACAGAGCGGCCGTAGGGATTACAGAAGACACTGATTCTTTGGTTATAATAGTTTCAGAAGAGAGTGGTGAAATTTCCTATGTGACTCGTGGAGCAATCGTCAGAAATGAATCTGTCAAGGAGTTATTCGATAAGATAAAGAAAGAGATGGCATAA
- the recA gene encoding recombinase RecA — protein MSDKQSDKQREEKRKALDLVLDKLDKSYGKGTVMRMGDAPIREIDVIPTGSLGLDLALGVGGYPRGRIIEIYGPESSGKTTLTLHAINEAQKLNGTAAFIDAEHAFDMFYAKKLGINIEELIISQPDNGEQALEIADNLIRSGAIDIIVIDSVAALTPKSEIDGEMGDSKMGIHARLMSQALRKLTSSISKTKCTMIFINQLRDKIGVIYGNPETTTGGNALKFYSTIRLDIRKKPAIKDGDKVIGNPTKVKVVKNKVAPPFKTAEFDIIYGEGISQIGEILNLAVDFDVLKKSGSWFSYKDKKLAQGRENVKSILKEDPVLLEELKAVVKEKIGEVDQ, from the coding sequence ATGTCGGACAAACAATCAGACAAACAAAGGGAAGAAAAGCGAAAAGCTTTAGATCTAGTTTTAGATAAACTAGATAAATCTTATGGCAAGGGAACCGTAATGAGGATGGGCGATGCGCCTATAAGAGAGATAGATGTTATTCCTACAGGGTCTTTAGGCTTGGATTTAGCTTTGGGAGTAGGGGGTTATCCTCGTGGGAGAATAATAGAGATATACGGTCCTGAGTCTTCTGGAAAAACGACCTTAACGCTACACGCTATAAATGAGGCTCAAAAATTAAATGGCACAGCAGCCTTTATAGATGCCGAACACGCTTTCGATATGTTTTACGCCAAGAAATTAGGTATAAATATAGAAGAACTCATTATTTCTCAACCAGATAATGGAGAGCAGGCTCTTGAGATAGCAGATAACTTAATCAGATCAGGGGCTATAGATATAATAGTGATAGACTCTGTGGCTGCACTCACTCCAAAGAGTGAGATAGATGGAGAGATGGGAGATTCAAAAATGGGAATTCACGCCAGGCTGATGTCTCAAGCCTTGAGAAAGCTAACCTCTTCTATTAGTAAGACTAAGTGCACTATGATTTTTATAAATCAGCTAAGAGATAAAATAGGTGTTATATACGGCAATCCTGAGACCACCACAGGAGGTAATGCATTGAAATTTTACTCTACTATTAGATTGGATATCAGAAAGAAACCAGCTATAAAAGATGGAGATAAGGTCATTGGAAATCCCACAAAGGTCAAGGTAGTAAAAAACAAAGTAGCTCCTCCATTTAAGACTGCAGAATTCGATATCATATATGGTGAAGGCATCTCTCAAATAGGTGAAATCCTAAACTTAGCTGTTGATTTCGACGTTTTGAAAAAGAGCGGATCTTGGTTTAGTTATAAAGATAAAAAGTTAGCTCAAGGCAGAGAAAATGTAAAGAGTATTCTGAAAGAAGACCCTGTTTTATTAGAAGAGTTAAAGGCAGTGGTAAAAGAGAAGATTGGGGAAGTAGATCAATAG
- a CDS encoding HD domain-containing protein, which produces MKDPLILELIETRYLQRMRRINQLGLTHMVYPSAHHTRFSHAIGAMYLMNIALDTLISKGNVITQQEKQAALIAILLHDIGHGPYSHALENIILEVHHEKLSLEFMTILNDQFQGKLSMAIEIFKGDYQKKFLHQLVSSQFDMDRLDYLKRDSFNTGVIEGDINSLRLLSMLDIVEDELVIDIKGIYSVEKFIFARRFMYWQVYLHKTSTSTEVILKNIFRRAKELVKEGFDLPSDGIGFFLRNNNDKAFLDENKQNTLEAFSHIDDSDIMCLVKKWQYAEDLILSKLSSMLINRKLFKTKISSTPFDLEKIEDVKKRIGDKYGITLEQSSYFIGQIEARNTCNIKDSIKFLDENNNLINMCDVSQHYKFICNSTDEVKYILYFPKDFLPIIDIF; this is translated from the coding sequence ATGAAGGACCCTCTCATACTCGAGTTAATAGAGACTAGGTATTTGCAGAGGATGAGGAGAATAAATCAGCTAGGCTTAACGCATATGGTATATCCGAGTGCGCATCACACTAGGTTTAGTCATGCCATAGGAGCTATGTATCTTATGAATATTGCTTTAGATACCTTAATATCTAAGGGGAATGTCATAACCCAACAAGAAAAGCAAGCAGCTTTGATAGCTATACTATTACACGATATAGGGCATGGTCCTTATTCTCATGCATTGGAAAATATAATCTTAGAAGTGCATCACGAAAAATTGTCTTTAGAGTTTATGACTATTCTAAACGATCAATTTCAAGGGAAACTGTCTATGGCTATAGAAATCTTTAAAGGTGATTATCAAAAGAAATTTTTACATCAGTTAGTATCTAGTCAATTTGATATGGATAGACTAGATTATTTAAAGAGAGATAGTTTCAATACAGGTGTGATAGAAGGAGATATAAATTCTTTGAGATTACTCTCTATGCTAGACATAGTCGAGGATGAGTTAGTAATAGATATAAAGGGAATATACTCGGTTGAGAAATTCATTTTTGCCAGGAGATTTATGTATTGGCAGGTCTACTTACACAAGACGAGTACCTCTACAGAGGTCATACTAAAAAACATATTTAGAAGAGCCAAGGAATTAGTTAAAGAGGGGTTTGATTTACCATCTGATGGAATAGGATTTTTCCTGAGAAATAATAATGATAAAGCCTTTCTAGATGAAAACAAACAAAACACATTAGAGGCATTTAGTCATATAGATGATTCCGATATAATGTGTTTGGTAAAGAAATGGCAATACGCAGAAGATTTGATATTGTCTAAGTTGAGTTCTATGTTGATAAATAGAAAATTATTTAAAACCAAGATATCATCGACCCCATTTGATCTTGAAAAGATAGAAGATGTAAAAAAAAGAATAGGTGATAAATACGGAATCACCTTAGAACAGAGTTCGTACTTCATAGGTCAGATAGAAGCTAGAAACACATGTAATATAAAGGATAGTATAAAATTCTTGGATGAGAATAATAATTTAATTAATATGTGTGATGTATCGCAACACTACAAATTCATATGCAATTCTACCGATGAGGTAAAATACATTCTGTACTTCCCCAAGGATTTTTTACCTATTATAGATATTTTCTAA